In Desulfuribacillus alkaliarsenatis, the following proteins share a genomic window:
- the panD gene encoding aspartate 1-decarboxylase: MLRTMMKSKLHRAKVTEADLNYVGSITIDQDLLDETDILPNEKVSIVNNNNGARFETYVISGPRGKKEICLNGAAARLVQPGDTVIIISYGVYTNEEAKTHIPKVAIMNEQNEIVEFIEQEPPSTVK; encoded by the coding sequence AAGCTACATCGAGCTAAAGTAACAGAAGCAGACTTAAACTATGTAGGTAGTATTACTATAGATCAGGACTTATTAGATGAGACAGATATCCTACCAAACGAAAAGGTCAGCATAGTTAACAATAATAATGGTGCTCGCTTTGAAACTTATGTAATATCAGGACCAAGGGGCAAAAAAGAAATCTGCTTAAATGGAGCTGCCGCTCGCCTTGTACAACCAGGGGACACAGTAATTATTATCTCTTACGGTGTCTATACAAATGAAGAAGCAAAAACCCATATTCCAAAGGTGGCAATCATGAACGAGCAGAATGAAATTGTAGAATTCATTGAGCAAGAGCCACCTTCAACAGTGAAATAA